In Pseudonocardia sp. C8, one genomic interval encodes:
- a CDS encoding Lrp/AsnC family transcriptional regulator, translating into MADIDRIDEQLLRMLVEDGRRTFSDMAQEVGLSVGAVKRRVDRLRETGVITGFSAQVDHAKLGWPVEAFTEVRYTGSTQVSEIVATAAGLPEVQALYTIAGDPDALVQIRVRDVTHLQDVIDRLRKTGQVTGTKTLMVVGRWVRN; encoded by the coding sequence ATGGCTGACATCGACCGGATCGACGAGCAGCTGCTGCGCATGCTCGTCGAAGACGGGCGCCGGACCTTCTCCGACATGGCCCAGGAGGTGGGGCTGTCGGTCGGCGCGGTCAAGCGGCGGGTGGACCGGCTCCGGGAGACCGGCGTGATCACGGGGTTCAGCGCCCAGGTCGACCACGCGAAGCTGGGGTGGCCGGTGGAAGCGTTCACCGAGGTGCGCTACACCGGCAGCACCCAGGTGTCGGAGATCGTCGCCACCGCCGCCGGCCTGCCCGAGGTGCAGGCGCTCTACACCATCGCGGGTGATCCGGACGCGCTCGTGCAGATCCGGGTCCGGGACGTCACCCACCTGCAGGACGTCATCGACCGGCTGCGGAAGACCGGCCAGGTCACCGGCACGAAAACCCTCATGGTCGTGGGGCGCTGGGTGCGGAACTGA
- a CDS encoding CdaR family transcriptional regulator, translated as MSESNLFGLAHDLAELLGCPITIEDPDTVVVAHAGDHATADRARVETILNRQVPLEVRRALGRKGVFDRLRCADDVIVVELSELEMRPRAVVAVRSDGELLGSIWAVTGGPPTPEQEAALRAAGPAVAHHLRVARRESDAAHRTRGDRLERLLSGGETAVEAATDAALPGQLAAVAVRGGDPGRLERVGSALTLHLNAVAPRSVCAVRDDTLYCVLAASSARRILTDFMDRVAGRADVVAGIGDTVPAHDLPRSAATAGDVVAVLLRREAGSRVADLRDVFADVLVDRVRGFLTTHDDASPLVALERHDAEHRTELAGTVDAYLAAAGSVARASQLLRVHPNTVRNRLRRVRVSCGLDPDDPATRLALMVHLAARRSP; from the coding sequence ATGTCCGAGAGCAACCTGTTCGGGCTGGCGCACGACCTCGCCGAGCTGCTCGGCTGCCCGATCACCATCGAGGACCCGGACACCGTGGTCGTCGCACACGCGGGCGACCACGCCACCGCGGACCGGGCCCGGGTCGAGACGATCCTCAACCGCCAGGTTCCGCTGGAGGTCCGCCGGGCCCTGGGCCGCAAGGGCGTGTTCGACCGCCTCCGCTGCGCGGACGACGTCATCGTCGTCGAGCTGTCCGAGCTGGAGATGCGCCCGCGGGCCGTGGTCGCGGTGCGCAGCGACGGTGAGCTGCTCGGATCCATCTGGGCGGTCACCGGGGGCCCGCCGACCCCGGAGCAGGAGGCGGCGCTGCGGGCCGCCGGCCCGGCCGTCGCGCACCACCTCCGGGTGGCCCGGCGGGAGTCGGACGCCGCCCACCGGACGCGCGGCGACCGGCTCGAACGGTTGCTGTCCGGGGGCGAGACGGCGGTCGAGGCCGCCACCGATGCGGCGCTGCCCGGACAGCTGGCCGCCGTCGCGGTCCGCGGCGGCGACCCCGGCCGGCTCGAGCGGGTGGGCAGCGCGCTGACGCTGCACCTCAACGCCGTGGCGCCGCGCTCGGTGTGCGCGGTCCGCGACGACACCCTGTACTGCGTGCTGGCCGCGTCGTCGGCGCGCCGGATCCTGACCGACTTCATGGACCGGGTGGCGGGGCGGGCGGACGTCGTCGCGGGGATCGGCGACACGGTGCCGGCCCACGACCTCCCCCGCTCGGCCGCCACCGCCGGCGACGTGGTCGCGGTCCTGCTCCGGCGGGAGGCCGGCTCCCGGGTCGCCGACCTGCGCGACGTGTTCGCCGACGTGCTGGTGGACCGGGTGCGCGGGTTCCTCACCACGCACGACGATGCGAGCCCGCTGGTCGCGCTGGAACGGCACGACGCCGAGCACCGGACCGAGCTCGCCGGGACGGTGGACGCGTACCTCGCCGCCGCCGGCAGCGTCGCCCGGGCGTCCCAGCTGTTGCGGGTCCACCCGAACACGGTGCGGAACCGGCTGCGCCGGGTCCGGGTGTCGTGCGGGCTGGATCCGGACGACCCGGCCACCCGGTTGGCGCTGATGGTGCACCTGGCGGCCCGGCGGTCCCCGTAG